The following are from one region of the Microbacterium paraoxydans genome:
- a CDS encoding MurR/RpiR family transcriptional regulator — MPNSVVTAIHQRLSALTPTERRIAERVLAEPQAVLENSITRLAEECGVSVASVARFTRSLGFPGYPDLRIALAGELTRSASERERFQVSAGDVSRHDDAATTVRKIAFAEAEAIERTARQLDIAELERCVAAVRGARRIDIYGAASSGLAAQDLEQKLHRAGLVAQARTDHHLALTGAALLDDRDAAIAISHSGRTLEIVQAAEVAAAAGATTIAITNNPRSPLARACAHTLVTAVSESTFRSGAMASRIAQLAVLDFLYTRIAQADYDRISANLQRTHDAVTAHRID; from the coding sequence GTGCCGAACAGTGTCGTGACAGCCATCCATCAGCGCCTCTCCGCGCTCACCCCCACGGAACGCCGCATCGCCGAACGCGTGCTCGCCGAACCGCAGGCGGTCCTGGAGAACTCCATCACCCGCCTCGCCGAGGAGTGCGGGGTGTCGGTCGCCAGCGTCGCCCGCTTCACCCGCAGCCTCGGGTTCCCCGGGTACCCCGACCTGCGGATCGCCCTGGCCGGAGAGCTCACGCGGAGCGCGTCCGAGCGCGAGCGCTTCCAGGTGTCCGCGGGCGATGTGAGCCGTCACGACGACGCCGCGACCACGGTGCGCAAGATCGCCTTCGCGGAGGCCGAGGCCATCGAGCGCACCGCCCGCCAGCTCGACATCGCCGAGCTGGAGCGGTGCGTCGCCGCGGTCCGCGGCGCGCGTCGCATCGACATCTACGGCGCGGCCTCCAGCGGACTCGCCGCGCAGGACCTCGAGCAGAAGCTCCATCGCGCCGGCCTCGTCGCCCAGGCGCGGACCGACCACCACCTCGCTCTCACCGGCGCCGCGCTCCTGGACGATCGGGACGCCGCGATCGCCATCTCGCACTCCGGCCGCACCCTGGAGATCGTGCAGGCGGCCGAGGTGGCCGCCGCCGCCGGCGCCACCACCATCGCCATCACCAACAACCCGCGCTCGCCGCTCGCCCGCGCGTGCGCGCACACCCTCGTCACGGCGGTGTCGGAGTCGACCTTCCGCTCCGGCGCGATGGCCAGCCGCATCGCCCAGCTCGCCGTCCTCGACTTCCTCTACACGCGCATCGCCCAGGCCGACTACGACCGGATCTCCGCGAACCTCCAGCGCACGCACGACGCCGTCACCGCTCACAGAATCGATTGA
- a CDS encoding exo-beta-N-acetylmuramidase NamZ family protein translates to MQLGIDRLLHDDLSQPQRDRLRGARLGMVTNDLALTSTLARGRAGLADAGFPLTLLFGPEHGLDGRAREGELIGDLRDTLTGLPVRSLYGADVRPAAADLADLDVVLVDLPDVGARFYTYIWTMSHVLEACADAGVAVMVLDRPNPLGGRLEQAEGPMLDEAANSLVGRWTMPVRHGLTIGELARHWVRTRGIDVELHVVEVQGWTRDQTALGRQELTWMPPSPNLPSAATTLLYPGTCLAEGVNVSEGRSTAVPFRVVGAPFIDAEEYTTAFVELALPGVTASPYGFTPLVRDHAGEACQGLLLHVTDPAAFQPVHTGVRLLSLLATLYPEALAERALVPMPGESDWSPLEKLFGVEGAFRRITAGEWDEPESLAVPDWPGLVDADLLYR, encoded by the coding sequence ATGCAGCTCGGAATCGACCGCCTCCTCCACGACGACCTGTCGCAGCCGCAGCGGGACCGCCTCCGGGGCGCCCGCCTCGGGATGGTCACGAACGACCTGGCCCTCACCTCGACCCTCGCCCGTGGACGCGCCGGCCTCGCCGACGCCGGCTTCCCCCTCACGCTCCTCTTCGGCCCCGAGCACGGCCTGGACGGCCGGGCCCGGGAGGGAGAGCTGATCGGGGATCTGCGCGACACGCTGACCGGGCTCCCGGTGCGCAGCCTCTACGGCGCGGACGTGCGTCCCGCAGCCGCCGACCTCGCCGACCTCGACGTCGTGCTCGTCGACCTTCCCGACGTGGGTGCGCGTTTCTACACGTACATCTGGACGATGAGCCATGTGCTCGAGGCGTGCGCCGACGCGGGCGTCGCCGTGATGGTGCTCGACCGCCCGAATCCGCTCGGCGGACGCCTGGAGCAGGCCGAGGGGCCGATGCTCGACGAGGCGGCGAACTCGCTCGTCGGACGGTGGACGATGCCCGTCCGCCATGGTCTGACGATCGGCGAGCTCGCGCGGCACTGGGTGCGCACGCGCGGGATCGACGTGGAGCTCCACGTCGTCGAGGTGCAGGGATGGACGCGCGATCAGACCGCCCTCGGCCGGCAGGAGCTGACCTGGATGCCGCCCTCGCCGAACCTGCCCAGCGCCGCGACCACCCTCCTGTACCCCGGCACGTGTCTGGCCGAGGGCGTGAACGTCTCCGAGGGGCGCAGCACGGCCGTGCCCTTCCGCGTCGTCGGCGCCCCGTTCATCGACGCCGAGGAGTACACGACCGCGTTCGTCGAGCTCGCCCTTCCCGGCGTCACCGCCTCCCCCTACGGCTTCACCCCCCTGGTGCGGGATCACGCCGGCGAGGCCTGCCAGGGGCTCCTCCTGCACGTGACAGACCCGGCCGCCTTCCAGCCGGTGCACACCGGAGTCCGCCTGCTGTCCCTGCTCGCCACCCTCTACCCCGAGGCCCTGGCCGAGCGGGCGCTGGTGCCGATGCCCGGGGAGTCCGACTGGTCCCCTCTGGAGAAGCTGTTCGGGGTGGAGGGCGCCTTCCGCCGGATCACGGCGGGCGAGTGGGACGAACCGGAGTCGCTCGCGGTGCCGGACTGGCCGGGGCTCGTCGACGCCGACCTCCTCTACCGCTGA
- a CDS encoding DUF3253 domain-containing protein produces the protein MTDDGPAQTADGHHIVVNGRRWRATDPSIPENLRQELVDELMAARRAVKAAEPDARRRVQDAKTALGERGAPWWEEPSAAQAEERIAATMRALTRKRADSSICPSDVARAVGGAEWRDRMPDVRRVAADLASREVVVVTQKGEQVQIADARGPVRIRRGPAL, from the coding sequence ATGACGGACGACGGCCCCGCGCAGACCGCGGACGGACACCACATCGTCGTGAACGGCCGTCGGTGGCGCGCCACCGATCCGTCGATCCCCGAGAACCTGCGGCAGGAGCTCGTCGACGAGCTCATGGCCGCACGGCGCGCGGTCAAGGCGGCGGAGCCCGACGCCCGCCGTCGCGTGCAGGATGCGAAGACCGCCCTCGGCGAGCGGGGTGCCCCGTGGTGGGAGGAGCCCTCCGCGGCGCAGGCCGAGGAGCGGATCGCTGCGACGATGCGCGCCCTCACCCGGAAACGCGCGGACTCGTCGATCTGCCCGAGCGACGTCGCCCGCGCGGTCGGCGGCGCGGAGTGGCGCGACCGGATGCCCGACGTGCGCCGCGTCGCCGCGGATCTCGCCTCCCGCGAGGTGGTCGTCGTCACGCAGAAGGGCGAGCAGGTCCAGATCGCCGACGCCCGCGGACCCGTCCGGATCCGCCGCGGCCCCGCCCTCTGA
- a CDS encoding MFS transporter produces MTSPDPAAGAPEPVATANSGAVAVVGLDLRGDTPAPRKQVYSWALWDWATQPFNTVILTFVFTALYLVSASFLPPEIAALDPSDPVRVAAEADLASGLGLGSTIAALGILLLAPVLGQRADAAGRQKLWLGIGTGALILCMLGLWFVEPQPALFWLGVALISAGSVFGEIAAVNSNAMLIGIANPKNVGRISGLGWGFGYLGGIIALVIVVLLDTFDWFGMSTDNGLAYRLIAVGCAVWAIVFSIPIFLNVPEPSLGRPERKVGFFRSYVLLVQDVIGLYRDPQTRSTFWYLLASAVFRDGLGGVFAFGAIIGTAVFRFGTQDIIVFGIAANLVAGVSTIIAGRLDDRLGPKRIILGSIGSMIVAGLAVFLLRDAGSLVFWIGGLVLCAFVGPAQAAARSFLARVTPAGREGEIFGLYATTGRAASWMASAAWTVLIVATSQTAYGILGIVIVLIIGFLLLLPVKAPR; encoded by the coding sequence ATGACCTCACCCGATCCCGCGGCGGGCGCCCCCGAGCCCGTGGCGACAGCGAACAGCGGCGCCGTGGCCGTCGTCGGCCTCGATCTGCGCGGAGACACCCCCGCGCCTCGGAAGCAGGTGTACTCCTGGGCGCTGTGGGATTGGGCGACGCAGCCGTTCAACACCGTCATCCTCACGTTCGTCTTCACCGCGCTGTACCTCGTCAGCGCCTCGTTCCTGCCGCCGGAGATCGCTGCTCTCGACCCGAGCGACCCGGTCCGCGTCGCCGCCGAGGCCGACCTCGCCTCCGGTCTCGGACTGGGTTCCACGATCGCCGCCCTGGGCATCCTGCTGCTCGCCCCCGTCCTCGGTCAGCGCGCCGACGCCGCCGGACGACAGAAGCTCTGGCTGGGCATCGGCACCGGCGCTCTCATCCTCTGCATGCTCGGACTGTGGTTCGTGGAGCCGCAGCCGGCCCTGTTCTGGCTCGGCGTCGCGCTGATCTCCGCCGGTTCCGTCTTCGGCGAGATCGCCGCGGTGAATTCCAACGCCATGCTCATCGGGATCGCGAACCCGAAGAACGTCGGCCGCATCTCCGGACTCGGCTGGGGCTTCGGCTACCTCGGGGGCATCATCGCCCTCGTCATCGTCGTCCTGCTCGACACCTTCGACTGGTTCGGCATGTCCACAGACAACGGCCTCGCGTACCGGCTCATCGCCGTGGGGTGCGCGGTCTGGGCGATTGTCTTCAGCATCCCGATCTTCCTCAACGTGCCGGAGCCGTCGCTCGGGCGGCCGGAGCGCAAGGTGGGGTTCTTCCGCTCCTACGTCCTCCTCGTGCAGGACGTGATCGGCCTCTACCGCGACCCGCAGACCCGATCGACGTTCTGGTACCTGCTCGCCAGTGCCGTGTTCCGCGACGGCCTCGGCGGGGTCTTCGCGTTCGGCGCCATCATCGGCACCGCGGTGTTCCGGTTCGGCACCCAGGACATCATCGTCTTCGGCATCGCCGCGAACCTCGTCGCCGGCGTCTCGACCATCATCGCGGGCCGCCTCGACGACCGCCTCGGCCCCAAGCGGATCATCCTCGGCTCGATCGGATCGATGATCGTCGCCGGCCTCGCCGTGTTCCTGCTGCGGGATGCGGGGTCGCTCGTGTTCTGGATCGGCGGTCTCGTGCTCTGCGCCTTCGTCGGTCCGGCTCAGGCGGCGGCGCGCTCCTTCCTCGCCCGCGTCACCCCGGCCGGCCGGGAGGGCGAGATCTTCGGTCTCTACGCCACGACGGGCAGGGCCGCGAGCTGGATGGCCTCGGCCGCCTGGACCGTGCTCATCGTCGCGACGAGCCAGACCGCCTACGGGATCCTCGGCATCGTCATCGTCCTCATCATCGGGTTCCTCCTCCTGCTCCCGGTGAAGGCGCCGCGCTGA
- a CDS encoding cation diffusion facilitator family transporter, which yields MTVVLAFLANILVAIAKTVAAVITSSASMVAEAAHSWADAGNEVFLLIADRRGAKTKDARHPLGYGRNAFVWSLIAAFGIFTAGSIVSIMHGIQELSDTGPVESPVVAYIVLGIAFVLEGASFTQAMVRSRRLARERGSSTWDFVLETSDTTLRAVFFEDSAALIGLVLAGGSILLHQLTGVAAWDAIGSILVGILLGVVAVILIGRNIAFLVGTSVSPALRSRVGTALLGMDDIERVTYLHIEYVGPNRLFLVAEVDLAGDAREHDVARRLREVERRIEAHDAVETVVLSLSVDDEPSLDFARV from the coding sequence GTGACCGTCGTCCTCGCCTTCCTCGCCAACATCCTCGTCGCGATCGCGAAGACGGTCGCCGCCGTCATCACCTCGTCCGCGTCGATGGTGGCCGAGGCCGCGCACTCCTGGGCGGACGCGGGGAACGAGGTCTTCCTGCTCATCGCCGACCGCCGGGGCGCGAAGACCAAGGACGCCCGGCATCCGCTCGGCTACGGCCGCAACGCGTTCGTCTGGTCTCTCATCGCGGCGTTCGGCATCTTCACCGCCGGCTCGATCGTGTCGATCATGCACGGCATCCAGGAGCTGTCCGACACCGGCCCCGTGGAGAGCCCGGTCGTCGCCTACATCGTGCTCGGCATCGCCTTCGTCCTGGAGGGGGCGTCGTTCACGCAGGCGATGGTCCGCTCCCGTCGGCTGGCCCGGGAGCGCGGATCCTCCACGTGGGACTTCGTGCTCGAGACGAGCGACACCACGCTCCGGGCGGTGTTCTTCGAGGACTCCGCCGCCCTCATCGGCCTCGTGCTGGCGGGCGGATCGATCCTCCTGCATCAGCTCACCGGTGTCGCCGCGTGGGATGCGATCGGGTCGATCCTCGTCGGGATCCTGCTGGGCGTCGTCGCCGTGATCCTGATCGGACGGAACATCGCGTTCCTCGTCGGCACGTCGGTGTCCCCCGCGCTGCGCTCGCGGGTGGGCACTGCCCTCCTCGGGATGGACGACATCGAGCGGGTCACCTACCTGCACATCGAGTACGTCGGGCCGAACCGGCTGTTCCTCGTCGCCGAGGTCGACCTCGCGGGCGATGCGCGCGAGCACGACGTCGCCCGGCGGCTGCGGGAGGTGGAGCGGCGGATCGAGGCGCACGACGCGGTGGAGACCGTCGTGCTGTCCCTCTCGGTGGACGACGAGCCCTCGCTCGACTTCGCCCGCGTGTGA
- a CDS encoding MarR family winged helix-turn-helix transcriptional regulator encodes MATDPIDPASPDAAEAIAQALSRLRGRRPGPGGREHGGPRGAHGHGPHGDPREHFAHHRGHPGMPPWMVDGGRLGGPARLRMLEALAAAPEPLSVSALGQAIGVDQPRASRLVQQGVQAGFVRREADPDDARRTRIALTDEGRRLARGMRGERRELLGRALESFTAEERTELARLLTKLADNWRA; translated from the coding sequence ATGGCCACCGATCCGATCGACCCCGCGTCCCCCGACGCCGCCGAAGCGATCGCGCAGGCGCTCTCCCGGCTGCGCGGACGCCGACCCGGACCCGGCGGCCGCGAGCACGGAGGGCCACGCGGTGCACACGGGCACGGGCCCCACGGCGACCCGCGCGAGCACTTCGCCCACCACCGCGGCCACCCGGGGATGCCGCCCTGGATGGTCGACGGCGGCCGCCTCGGCGGACCGGCCCGTCTCCGCATGCTCGAAGCCCTTGCCGCCGCGCCGGAACCCCTCAGCGTGAGTGCGCTCGGGCAGGCGATCGGCGTGGATCAGCCGCGGGCGTCGCGGCTCGTGCAGCAGGGTGTGCAGGCCGGATTCGTTCGGCGCGAGGCCGACCCGGACGACGCCCGCCGCACCCGCATCGCGCTGACCGACGAGGGTCGGCGACTGGCCCGCGGGATGCGGGGCGAACGCCGCGAGCTGCTCGGCCGCGCGCTCGAGTCGTTCACCGCGGAGGAGCGCACGGAGCTCGCGCGACTGCTCACCAAGCTCGCCGACAACTGGCGCGCCTGA
- a CDS encoding MarR family winged helix-turn-helix transcriptional regulator, producing MNTTADSTSDNTSRPFGFWLKAVDRLMAHDFATAFAAEGATRRDWRLLNVVDGTVPVRRPLHPHKLHDLVDRGWVEADGDGWALTDEGRAAKERLGATVDGIRAKIAGAVSDEEMATTLAALEKIARAFGWDEETPLPRKRRPGFGFGPRHGFGRGDFEPRHGFGHEHGFDRGHGFDRHNGDEEGGYRGRGHHDGHPHRDHGHAHRGHGHGHRAQRMAERAFERGFDAGFRHGHAA from the coding sequence ATGAACACCACTGCAGACAGCACTTCTGACAACACCTCCCGCCCGTTCGGTTTCTGGCTCAAGGCCGTCGACCGTCTGATGGCACACGACTTCGCCACCGCTTTCGCCGCGGAGGGCGCGACCCGCCGCGACTGGCGGCTGCTGAACGTCGTCGACGGGACGGTCCCCGTGCGCCGCCCGCTGCACCCGCACAAACTGCACGATCTCGTCGACCGCGGCTGGGTCGAGGCGGACGGCGACGGGTGGGCACTGACCGACGAGGGCCGCGCGGCGAAGGAGCGCCTCGGCGCCACCGTCGACGGCATCCGCGCGAAGATCGCCGGCGCGGTCTCCGACGAGGAGATGGCGACGACCCTCGCGGCGCTCGAGAAGATCGCCCGCGCCTTCGGGTGGGACGAGGAGACACCTCTCCCCCGGAAGCGGCGCCCCGGGTTCGGCTTCGGCCCCCGGCACGGCTTCGGGCGCGGGGACTTCGAGCCCCGGCACGGCTTCGGGCACGAACACGGCTTCGACCGCGGACACGGCTTCGACCGTCACAACGGAGACGAGGAAGGCGGATACCGCGGGCGCGGTCACCACGACGGCCACCCCCACCGCGACCACGGTCACGCACACCGCGGCCACGGGCACGGCCACCGCGCGCAGCGGATGGCGGAGCGCGCATTCGAGCGTGGCTTCGACGCCGGATTCCGCCACGGCCACGCCGCCTGA
- a CDS encoding TetR/AcrR family transcriptional regulator: MVDGVVQDGRRARGDASRRIVLESATDLASVEGLDGVTIGRLATASGSSKSSIATLFQSKEGLQLATVAAARDIFVERIIEPARVQPRGVHRLAALLHNALVYSKDRVFTGGCFFAATAADVDSKPGPVSDAVRAALVDWYGYIEAQLRFAAAEGEVGAADVEVLAFELVALNEQANARSLLLRSDRPYALAAAAMRSRLRDAGAPDTALALLAL, translated from the coding sequence ATGGTGGATGGCGTGGTGCAGGACGGCCGGCGAGCACGCGGGGACGCCTCCCGCCGCATCGTGCTGGAGAGTGCGACCGACCTCGCCTCCGTCGAGGGTCTGGACGGCGTGACGATCGGACGCCTCGCCACTGCTTCGGGGTCGAGCAAGAGCAGCATCGCCACGCTGTTCCAGAGCAAAGAGGGCCTGCAGCTCGCGACGGTCGCCGCCGCTCGGGACATCTTCGTCGAGCGGATCATCGAGCCCGCCCGCGTCCAGCCGAGGGGAGTGCACCGCCTGGCCGCGCTCCTCCACAACGCCTTGGTCTACTCGAAGGACCGCGTCTTCACCGGCGGCTGCTTCTTCGCGGCGACCGCGGCGGACGTCGACTCCAAGCCCGGTCCCGTGAGCGACGCCGTGCGGGCGGCCCTCGTCGACTGGTACGGATACATCGAGGCCCAGCTGCGGTTCGCTGCCGCGGAGGGAGAGGTCGGCGCGGCCGACGTCGAGGTGCTGGCGTTCGAGCTCGTCGCCCTCAATGAGCAGGCCAACGCGCGGTCGCTCCTCCTGCGGAGCGACCGGCCGTATGCGCTCGCGGCGGCCGCGATGCGCTCACGCCTCCGTGACGCGGGCGCTCCCGACACCGCCCTCGCCCTCCTCGCCCTTTAG
- a CDS encoding alpha/beta fold hydrolase yields the protein MPSASSLLVRHLPTVGRLSPRLAGDLAYRLFFSTRPRMAVRSADAATHDDARRGSLLVRGIPVTTYTWGTGPRTVLLLHGWRGRASQFAPLVRELVAEGFRVVAFDAPAHGSSGGRHTDIRDWVDAAEQLDRTHGPFSTLIGHSFGGLAALTVARSSGSVPAVAVVAGAAAPEAVLAQFVGDLRLDAATADRLRTRFHRRLRLDPATAAERYDAAAHPLPAGTALLIVHDRGDRRMPDHNALRLHAAHPGRSRLVRTVGLGHTRVLSADPALDAVVALATGGLAAVDALGTATGRAAIDAAPADPSAALRSPTPGSAGSPRSGRRPRTAARQW from the coding sequence ATGCCGTCCGCGTCCTCTCTCCTCGTCCGCCACCTCCCGACTGTGGGACGCCTCTCCCCTCGCCTCGCCGGCGATCTCGCCTACCGACTGTTCTTCTCCACCCGCCCACGGATGGCCGTGCGCTCCGCCGACGCCGCCACCCACGACGACGCCCGCCGCGGGAGCCTCCTCGTGCGCGGCATCCCCGTCACGACCTACACGTGGGGCACGGGTCCGCGCACCGTGCTGCTCCTGCACGGCTGGCGGGGCCGCGCCTCGCAGTTCGCCCCGCTCGTGCGGGAGCTCGTCGCCGAGGGGTTCCGGGTCGTCGCCTTCGATGCCCCGGCGCATGGCTCCTCCGGCGGGCGGCACACCGATATCCGCGACTGGGTCGACGCCGCGGAGCAGCTGGACCGCACCCACGGCCCCTTCTCCACTCTCATCGGACACTCCTTCGGCGGGCTCGCGGCGCTGACCGTCGCCCGGTCGTCCGGCTCGGTCCCCGCCGTCGCCGTCGTCGCCGGGGCCGCCGCGCCTGAGGCGGTCCTCGCCCAGTTCGTCGGTGACCTCCGGCTCGACGCCGCCACCGCAGACCGACTCCGCACCCGCTTCCACCGCCGCCTCCGGCTCGATCCCGCAACCGCCGCCGAACGGTATGACGCGGCCGCGCATCCACTCCCCGCCGGCACCGCACTGCTCATCGTGCACGACCGGGGCGACCGCCGGATGCCCGATCACAACGCCCTCCGGCTGCATGCCGCCCACCCCGGCCGCTCCCGTCTCGTCCGTACGGTGGGTCTCGGTCACACGAGAGTGCTGTCGGCCGATCCGGCCCTTGACGCCGTGGTCGCGCTCGCGACCGGGGGGCTCGCGGCCGTGGATGCGCTCGGCACCGCGACGGGACGAGCCGCCATCGATGCCGCACCGGCCGACCCGTCCGCGGCCCTTCGG